In a single window of the Methylococcus sp. Mc7 genome:
- the zwf gene encoding glucose-6-phosphate dehydrogenase has translation MSIETAPVRIGDSCVMVIFGATGDLTKRKLVPALYNLAKAGLLAKKFAVIGAAFDDMDTEGFRRHLSDAIHEFAAIELDDALWTGLEERIFFAQGDFRDADYYRRLKDLCERVRGELGIDDNHFYYLATAPAFFGEIVQQLGGAGMAQEPAGHWRRVIIEKPFGHDLDSARALNAEIRQVLHERQIYRIDHYLGKETVQNIMVFRFANSIFEPIWNRRYIDHVQITAAETVGVERRGGYYENAGCMRDMVPNHLFQLLSLTAMEPPISFEADAVRDEQTKVLRAIQAPTPEEVLSRMARGQYREGSVDGEPVPAYRAEPNVAPDSHTETFVALKLNLDNWRWAGVPFYLRTGKRMPKRVTEIAIQFRRAPLVLFRNTQIEQLQTNRLVIHLQPNEGISLQFGAKEPGPVMRLGAVKMDFDYEDYFGASSSTGYERLLHDCMTGDATLFQRADMVEAGWSVIQPILDVWKALPARSFPNYAAGTWGPKEADELLEEDGRHWANAV, from the coding sequence ATGAGCATCGAAACCGCGCCGGTACGTATCGGCGATTCCTGCGTCATGGTCATCTTCGGGGCCACCGGCGACTTGACCAAGCGCAAGCTGGTTCCGGCCTTGTACAACCTCGCCAAGGCGGGGCTGCTCGCGAAGAAGTTCGCGGTGATCGGCGCGGCCTTCGACGACATGGACACGGAGGGTTTCCGCCGGCATCTTTCCGACGCGATCCACGAGTTCGCAGCCATCGAGCTGGACGATGCGCTGTGGACCGGACTGGAGGAACGCATTTTCTTCGCCCAGGGCGATTTCCGCGACGCCGATTACTACCGCCGCCTGAAGGACCTGTGCGAGCGGGTCCGGGGCGAACTCGGCATCGACGACAACCATTTCTATTACTTGGCGACCGCGCCGGCCTTCTTCGGCGAAATCGTGCAGCAGCTCGGCGGGGCCGGCATGGCGCAGGAGCCTGCCGGCCACTGGCGGCGGGTCATCATCGAGAAGCCCTTCGGCCACGATCTGGACTCGGCCAGGGCGCTGAACGCCGAGATCCGGCAGGTGCTGCACGAGCGCCAGATCTACCGGATCGACCACTATCTCGGCAAGGAAACCGTGCAGAACATCATGGTGTTCCGCTTCGCCAACAGCATCTTCGAGCCGATCTGGAACCGCCGCTACATCGACCACGTGCAGATCACCGCCGCCGAGACCGTCGGCGTGGAAAGGCGCGGCGGATACTACGAGAACGCCGGCTGCATGCGTGACATGGTGCCCAACCATTTGTTCCAACTGCTCTCGCTGACGGCCATGGAACCGCCGATCTCGTTCGAGGCCGATGCGGTGCGCGACGAACAGACCAAGGTGCTGCGCGCCATCCAGGCGCCGACGCCGGAGGAGGTGCTCAGCAGGATGGCCCGCGGCCAGTACCGGGAAGGTTCGGTGGACGGCGAGCCGGTACCGGCCTACCGCGCCGAGCCGAACGTGGCCCCGGATTCGCATACCGAGACCTTCGTGGCTTTGAAGTTGAACCTGGACAACTGGCGCTGGGCCGGGGTGCCGTTCTATCTGCGCACCGGCAAGCGCATGCCCAAGCGGGTGACGGAGATCGCGATCCAGTTCCGGCGCGCCCCCCTGGTCCTGTTCCGGAACACCCAGATCGAGCAGTTGCAGACCAACCGGCTGGTCATCCATCTGCAGCCGAACGAAGGCATCTCGCTCCAGTTCGGCGCCAAGGAACCCGGCCCGGTCATGAGGCTGGGCGCGGTCAAGATGGATTTCGACTACGAGGACTATTTCGGCGCCAGCTCCAGCACCGGCTACGAACGGCTGCTGCACGACTGCATGACGGGCGACGCCACGCTGTTTCAGCGCGCCGACATGGTCGAGGCCGGCTGGAGCGTCATCCAGCCCATCCTCGACGTCTGGAAGGCGCTGCCGGCGCGCTCGTTCCCCAACTATGCCGCCGGGACCTGGGGGCCGAAGGAAGCCGACGAGTTGCTGGAAGAGGACGGCCGGCACTGGGCCAACGCCGTGTAG
- the gnd gene encoding phosphogluconate dehydrogenase (NAD(+)-dependent, decarboxylating) gives MRLGMIGLGRMGANMVRRLLRAGHECVVFDLDRAAVEALAAEGAVGAYSLEELAAALAPPRPVWLMLPAAVVDRMAERLAGVLEAGDILIDGGNSNYVDDIRRAESLAGRGLRYLDVGTSGGVWGLERGYCLMIGGEPEAVAHLDPIFQALAPSKGEIAETASRRDSRSTAEQGYLHCGPAGAGHFVKMVHNGIEYGLMAAYSEGFNILSRANIGKAGKAQDAETAPLRHPEHYRYDLPVADIAELWRRGSVVSSWLLDLTAEALGRDPDLAKFGGRVSDSGEGRWTVATAIDQGTPAPVLSAALYQRFSSQGEDEFARKILSAMRFAFGGHEEKT, from the coding sequence ATGCGTTTGGGAATGATCGGTTTGGGCCGAATGGGGGCCAACATGGTTCGGCGGCTGCTGCGCGCCGGCCATGAGTGTGTGGTGTTCGATCTCGACCGGGCAGCGGTCGAAGCCCTGGCGGCGGAGGGTGCGGTCGGCGCATATTCGCTCGAGGAGTTGGCGGCGGCGCTCGCCCCGCCGCGGCCGGTATGGCTGATGTTGCCGGCCGCCGTGGTGGACCGCATGGCGGAGCGGCTCGCCGGCGTGCTCGAAGCCGGCGACATCCTGATCGACGGCGGCAATTCCAATTACGTCGACGACATCCGCCGCGCGGAAAGCCTGGCCGGGCGCGGTCTGCGCTACCTGGACGTGGGGACCAGCGGCGGCGTCTGGGGCCTCGAGCGCGGCTATTGTTTGATGATCGGCGGCGAGCCGGAAGCCGTGGCGCATCTCGATCCCATCTTCCAGGCCCTGGCGCCGAGCAAGGGTGAAATCGCCGAGACCGCCAGCCGCAGGGACAGCCGGAGCACCGCCGAGCAGGGCTATCTCCATTGCGGGCCGGCCGGCGCGGGGCATTTCGTCAAGATGGTCCACAACGGCATCGAGTACGGCCTGATGGCGGCCTATTCCGAAGGCTTCAACATCCTCAGCCGCGCCAACATCGGCAAAGCCGGCAAGGCCCAGGATGCCGAAACCGCGCCTCTGCGCCATCCCGAGCATTACCGCTACGACCTGCCGGTCGCCGACATCGCCGAGCTGTGGCGGCGCGGCAGCGTGGTGTCATCCTGGCTGCTCGACCTCACCGCCGAGGCGCTGGGCCGCGATCCCGATCTGGCGAAGTTCGGCGGCCGGGTCTCCGATTCCGGCGAGGGCCGCTGGACGGTGGCGACCGCCATCGATCAGGGCACCCCGGCGCCGGTGCTCAGCGCGGCGCTGTATCAGCGCTTCTCCTCCCAGGGCGAGGATGAATTCGCCCGCAAGATCCTGTCGGCGATGCGTTTCGCTTTCGGTGGGCATGAGGAAAAGACATGA
- a CDS encoding dynamin family protein, whose protein sequence is MTNYSENLERHLTQENPVLLGAARSFEELDNIARELGLIDPEYASAGQISWWPVISVLGTFSAGKSTFINHLLQTKIQRTGNQAVDDKFTVLSYSDDTESRTLPGIALDADPRFPFFQISKEIDQVLQGEGDRINAYLQLKTCGSPFLKGKIIIDSPGFDADPQRDTVLAITKHIIDISDLVLVFFDARHPEPGAMKDTLRYLVTETIKRYDSNKFLFILNQMDTTAREDNPEEVVAAWHRALAESGLVTGRFYTIFSPDVSVPIADETLRQRYLQRRDRDWAEINARIQQLEIERSYRILGTLERLVEEFQDVALPEIEEVFKTYRKRLIRTDCATFLPVLGAAGYGMVEFVPLEPNLLVMAGSGVLAGLLLVWSRVHIVLSKIFAAFGVRALKKRQKTLNIRWDMVRGFRANAVPWPFFRKPGLMGWSRRCEIQLSAIRQRCKESIQSLNDLYTNPSGRPETVRLVEAVPPPDAEPPAGPVPPVQEHEEPGLAPQELSVKPEQESPQCR, encoded by the coding sequence ATGACCAACTATTCCGAAAATCTCGAAAGGCATCTCACCCAGGAAAATCCAGTGCTGCTGGGCGCGGCGCGGAGCTTCGAGGAGCTGGACAACATCGCCCGCGAACTGGGTCTGATCGATCCGGAATACGCCAGTGCCGGCCAGATTTCCTGGTGGCCGGTGATTTCGGTGCTGGGGACTTTTTCCGCCGGCAAGTCGACCTTCATCAACCACCTGCTGCAGACCAAAATCCAGCGCACCGGCAATCAGGCCGTGGACGACAAGTTCACGGTGCTGAGCTATTCCGACGACACCGAATCCAGGACCCTGCCCGGCATCGCCCTGGACGCCGATCCCCGCTTTCCTTTCTTTCAGATCAGCAAGGAAATCGACCAGGTCCTGCAGGGCGAGGGTGACCGCATCAACGCCTACCTCCAGCTCAAGACCTGCGGCAGTCCCTTTCTCAAGGGGAAGATCATCATCGATTCGCCCGGATTCGACGCCGATCCGCAACGCGACACCGTGCTGGCGATCACCAAGCACATCATCGACATCTCGGACCTGGTGCTGGTGTTCTTCGACGCCCGCCATCCCGAACCGGGCGCGATGAAGGACACCTTGCGCTATCTGGTGACGGAGACCATCAAGCGCTACGACTCCAACAAGTTCCTGTTCATCCTCAACCAGATGGACACGACGGCGCGGGAGGACAATCCGGAGGAGGTGGTGGCGGCCTGGCACCGGGCCCTGGCGGAATCGGGACTGGTCACCGGGCGGTTCTACACTATCTTTTCACCCGATGTCTCCGTGCCCATCGCCGATGAGACCCTGCGCCAGCGCTATCTCCAACGGCGCGACCGCGACTGGGCGGAGATCAACGCGCGCATCCAGCAGCTCGAAATCGAGCGCTCCTACCGCATCCTCGGCACCCTGGAACGCCTGGTCGAGGAGTTCCAGGACGTGGCGCTGCCCGAGATCGAGGAGGTGTTCAAAACCTACCGCAAGCGCCTGATCCGGACCGACTGCGCGACTTTCCTGCCGGTGCTGGGAGCTGCGGGCTACGGGATGGTGGAATTCGTCCCGCTGGAACCGAATCTCCTGGTGATGGCGGGATCGGGCGTGCTGGCGGGGCTGCTGCTGGTGTGGTCGCGGGTCCACATCGTGCTGAGCAAGATTTTTGCGGCGTTCGGCGTGCGGGCGCTCAAGAAACGCCAGAAGACGCTCAACATCCGCTGGGACATGGTTCGCGGTTTCCGGGCCAACGCCGTGCCCTGGCCGTTTTTCCGCAAGCCGGGTCTGATGGGCTGGAGCCGGCGCTGCGAGATTCAGTTGTCCGCGATACGCCAGCGCTGCAAGGAATCGATCCAGTCCCTGAACGACTTGTACACGAACCCTTCGGGCCGGCCCGAAACGGTGCGGCTGGTGGAGGCGGTTCCGCCGCCGGACGCCGAGCCTCCGGCCGGGCCGGTCCCGCCGGTCCAGGAACACGAGGAGCCAGGGCTGGCGCCGCAGGAGCTGTCCGTCAAGCCGGAGCAGGAATCTCCCCAATGCCGTTGA